One segment of Neisseria mucosa DNA contains the following:
- the ppx gene encoding exopolyphosphatase, translating to MTTTPANVLASVDLGSNSFRLQICENNNGQLKVIDSFKQMVRFAAGLDEQKNLSEASQEQALECLAKFGERLRGFQPENVRVVATNTFRVAKNIAQFLPRAEAALGFPIEVIAGREEARLIYTGVVHTLPPKGDKMLVIDIGGGSTEFVIGSDLQPLTTESLPLGCVTYSMRFFQNKVTAKDFQAAVSAARIEIQRISKLMKRTGWDFAIGTSGSAKSIRDVLAAELPQEADITAQGMRYLADRIIEAGSVKKAKFENLKPERVEVFAGGLAVMMAAFDELSLTKMTVTEAALRDGVFYDLIGRSLNVDMREQTTAEFQKRYHVSLNQAKRVADTAQAFMNSLCHAKNVTVQELALWNQYLSRAGRLHEIGLDIAHTGYHKHSAYILENADMPGFSRKEQTILAQLVIGHRGDLKKMADIIGDNEIMWCAVLSLRLAALFCRSRLPLDLPPQTQLRIDENNHSFILRINAQWLEQHPLIADALDYESAQWQKIDMPFSVQAQ from the coding sequence ATGACCACCACTCCCGCCAACGTTTTAGCCTCCGTCGATTTGGGTTCCAACAGTTTCCGCCTGCAAATTTGTGAAAACAACAACGGCCAGCTGAAAGTCATCGACTCCTTCAAACAAATGGTACGCTTTGCCGCCGGCTTGGACGAACAAAAAAACCTAAGCGAGGCCTCTCAAGAACAAGCCTTGGAATGTTTGGCAAAATTCGGCGAACGCCTGCGCGGATTCCAACCTGAAAACGTGCGCGTGGTGGCCACCAACACTTTCCGCGTCGCCAAAAACATCGCCCAATTCCTGCCCCGTGCCGAAGCGGCGCTGGGTTTTCCCATTGAAGTCATTGCCGGCCGCGAAGAAGCGCGTCTGATTTACACCGGCGTAGTGCATACCCTGCCGCCCAAAGGCGACAAAATGCTGGTTATCGACATCGGCGGCGGTTCGACCGAATTTGTCATCGGCTCGGATTTGCAACCGCTGACCACAGAAAGCCTGCCTTTGGGTTGCGTAACATACAGCATGCGCTTCTTCCAAAACAAAGTGACCGCCAAAGATTTCCAAGCCGCCGTTTCCGCCGCGCGTATCGAAATCCAGCGCATCAGCAAACTGATGAAGCGTACCGGCTGGGATTTCGCCATCGGCACATCCGGTTCGGCAAAATCCATACGCGACGTTTTGGCGGCCGAATTGCCGCAGGAAGCCGACATTACCGCCCAAGGCATGCGTTATCTTGCCGATAGGATTATCGAAGCCGGTTCAGTTAAAAAAGCCAAATTTGAAAACCTCAAACCCGAACGCGTCGAAGTTTTTGCGGGCGGGTTGGCTGTGATGATGGCCGCTTTCGACGAACTCTCGCTGACCAAAATGACCGTTACCGAAGCCGCCCTCCGCGACGGCGTGTTCTACGACTTAATCGGCCGCAGCCTCAATGTCGATATGCGCGAACAGACAACGGCAGAGTTCCAAAAACGCTACCACGTCAGCCTCAACCAAGCCAAACGCGTTGCCGATACCGCGCAAGCCTTCATGAACAGTCTGTGCCACGCCAAAAACGTAACCGTTCAAGAGCTTGCCCTGTGGAACCAATACCTCAGCCGCGCAGGCCGTCTGCATGAAATCGGCTTGGATATTGCCCATACCGGTTATCACAAACACTCCGCCTACATTCTCGAAAACGCCGATATGCCAGGCTTCTCACGCAAAGAGCAAACCATTTTGGCGCAACTGGTTATCGGCCATCGCGGCGACCTCAAGAAAATGGCGGATATTATCGGCGATAACGAAATCATGTGGTGTGCCGTATTGTCCCTGCGCCTGGCAGCCCTCTTCTGCCGCTCGCGCCTGCCGCTTGATTTACCGCCGCAAACCCAGCTTCGCATTGATGAAAACAA
- a CDS encoding lytic transglycosylase domain-containing protein, producing the protein MKSENQDSLFLSRRRLLQVGGAMLLTPAAAWAGAQREETLADDVASVMRSSINSASPARLVFTDAREGERWLAAMSSRLARFIPDEGERRRLLINIQYESSRAGLNTQVILGLIEVESAFRQYAISGVGARGLMQVMPFWKNYIGNPSHNLFDIRTNLRYGCTILRHYNNIEKGNIVRALARFNGSLGSNKYPNAVLGAWRNRWQWG; encoded by the coding sequence ATGAAATCGGAAAACCAAGATTCCTTATTTTTATCACGCCGCCGCCTGTTGCAAGTCGGCGGAGCCATGCTTTTGACGCCTGCGGCTGCTTGGGCGGGGGCGCAACGTGAAGAAACGCTGGCCGATGATGTGGCGTCCGTGATGCGCAGTTCGATCAATAGCGCCAGTCCTGCGCGGCTGGTGTTTACCGATGCAAGGGAAGGGGAGCGTTGGTTGGCGGCGATGTCTTCCCGATTGGCACGCTTTATTCCCGATGAAGGCGAGCGCCGCCGCCTGCTGATCAATATCCAATACGAAAGCAGCCGCGCCGGACTCAATACTCAAGTGATTTTGGGCTTGATTGAAGTGGAAAGCGCGTTTCGCCAATATGCCATCAGCGGCGTGGGCGCGCGCGGTTTGATGCAGGTGATGCCGTTTTGGAAAAACTATATCGGCAATCCGTCACACAACCTTTTCGACATCCGCACCAATCTGCGCTACGGCTGCACCATTCTGCGCCATTACAACAATATCGAAAAAGGCAATATTGTCCGTGCCTTGGCAAGGTTTAACGGCAGCTTG